Proteins encoded in a region of the Streptomyces akebiae genome:
- a CDS encoding DEAD/DEAH box helicase, giving the protein MAFNHLPAGVHDALAPLSVTPVTHSMPMAKNHRSDRTPTDTASSPSPGTVLDRLASGPSRASRITHTEHVPPRAGRHAVWPDRIRPEVVAAVQAAGIEHPWAHQARVAEHALDGESVVVSTGTASGKSLAYLVPVLSRLLDGSEAPNGRGATTLYLAPTKALAADQCRAVKELSQPLGNAVRPAVYDGDTPVEEREWVRQYANYVLTNPDMLHRGILPSHPRWSSFLRALKYVVIDECHTYRGVFGSHVAQVLRRLRRLCARYGAEPVFLLASATAAEPSVAAGRLTGVPVTEVADDASPRGELVFALWEPPLTELHGEKGAPVRRTATAETADLLTDLVVQGVRSVAFVRSRRGAELISVIAQERLAEVDRSLSRRVAAYRGGYLPEERRALERALHSGELLGLAATTALELGVDISGLDAVLIAGYPGTRASLWQQAGRAGRSGQGALAVLVARDDPLDTFLVHHPEALFDRPVESTVLDPDNPYVLAPHLCAAAAELPLTDEDLGLFGPACEDLLPQLEAAKLLRRRAKAWHWTRRERAADLADIRGQGGRPVQVVETGTGRLLGTVDAGAAHTSVHEGAVHLHQGRTYLVRELDLDDSVALVQQAEPPYSTVARDTTSISVLETDTEVPWGDGRLCYGSVEVTNQVVSFLRRRLITGEVLGESKLDLPPRTLRTRAVWWTVTEDQLDAARIGPEILGGALHAAEHASIGMLPLFATCDRWDIGGVSVPLHPDTLLPTVFVYDGHPGGAGFAERAFHTARAWLTATHQAIASCECDAGCPSCIQSPKCGNGNDPLHKRGAVRLLTELLRTAPGAPTEGRVP; this is encoded by the coding sequence ATGGCATTCAATCACTTACCGGCAGGCGTGCACGACGCCTTGGCTCCATTGTCCGTCACGCCGGTGACACACTCGATGCCGATGGCCAAGAATCACCGATCCGATCGAACCCCGACGGACACCGCCTCCAGCCCTTCGCCGGGCACGGTCCTGGACCGGCTCGCCTCGGGGCCGAGCCGGGCTTCGCGCATCACTCATACGGAGCATGTGCCCCCACGTGCGGGCCGCCATGCCGTCTGGCCCGACCGGATCCGACCGGAAGTGGTCGCCGCCGTTCAGGCCGCAGGAATCGAACATCCCTGGGCCCACCAGGCACGCGTCGCCGAGCACGCGCTGGACGGCGAATCGGTCGTCGTCTCCACCGGCACCGCCTCCGGCAAGTCGCTGGCCTACCTGGTCCCGGTCCTCTCCCGCCTTCTGGACGGCTCCGAGGCCCCCAACGGCCGTGGCGCGACCACCCTCTACCTGGCCCCCACCAAGGCCCTCGCGGCGGACCAGTGCCGGGCCGTGAAGGAACTTTCACAACCTCTCGGAAACGCCGTCCGCCCGGCCGTGTACGACGGCGACACCCCCGTCGAGGAACGCGAGTGGGTCCGCCAGTACGCCAACTACGTCCTCACCAACCCCGACATGCTGCACCGGGGGATCCTTCCCTCCCACCCCCGCTGGTCCTCCTTCCTGCGCGCCCTGAAGTACGTCGTCATCGACGAGTGCCACACCTACCGCGGCGTCTTCGGCTCGCACGTCGCCCAGGTGCTGCGGCGCCTGCGCCGCCTGTGCGCCCGCTACGGGGCCGAACCCGTCTTCCTCCTCGCTTCCGCCACCGCCGCCGAGCCCTCGGTCGCCGCCGGCCGCCTCACCGGCGTCCCGGTCACCGAGGTGGCGGACGACGCCTCACCCCGCGGCGAACTGGTGTTCGCCCTCTGGGAGCCCCCACTCACCGAGCTGCACGGCGAGAAGGGCGCGCCGGTGCGCCGTACCGCCACCGCCGAGACCGCCGACCTGCTCACCGATCTCGTCGTCCAGGGCGTCCGCTCGGTCGCCTTCGTCCGCTCCCGGCGCGGCGCGGAGCTGATCTCCGTGATCGCCCAGGAACGCCTCGCCGAAGTGGATCGCTCCCTCTCCCGTCGTGTCGCCGCCTACCGCGGCGGCTACCTCCCCGAGGAACGCCGCGCCCTCGAACGCGCCCTCCACTCCGGCGAGCTCCTCGGCCTCGCAGCCACCACCGCCCTCGAACTCGGCGTCGACATCTCCGGCCTCGACGCCGTCCTCATCGCCGGATACCCCGGCACACGCGCCTCCCTGTGGCAGCAGGCAGGCCGCGCCGGACGCTCCGGCCAGGGCGCCCTCGCCGTCCTCGTCGCCCGGGACGACCCGCTGGACACCTTCCTGGTCCACCACCCCGAGGCCCTGTTCGACCGACCGGTGGAATCGACCGTCCTCGATCCCGACAACCCGTACGTCCTCGCCCCCCACCTCTGCGCCGCGGCCGCGGAGCTACCTCTCACGGACGAGGACCTCGGCCTGTTCGGCCCCGCCTGCGAAGACCTGCTGCCGCAGCTGGAGGCCGCGAAACTGCTCCGCCGCCGGGCCAAGGCCTGGCACTGGACCCGTCGCGAACGGGCCGCTGACCTGGCCGACATCCGGGGCCAGGGCGGTCGCCCCGTCCAGGTCGTCGAAACGGGCACCGGCCGGCTCCTCGGCACGGTCGACGCGGGCGCCGCCCACACCAGCGTCCACGAGGGCGCGGTCCACCTGCACCAGGGCCGCACCTACCTGGTGCGCGAACTGGACCTGGATGACTCCGTCGCGCTCGTCCAACAGGCCGAGCCGCCCTACTCGACGGTCGCCCGCGACACCACCTCCATCTCCGTCCTGGAAACCGACACCGAAGTCCCCTGGGGTGACGGCCGCTTGTGCTACGGCTCCGTCGAAGTCACCAACCAGGTCGTTTCCTTCCTCCGTCGCCGCCTCATCACCGGCGAGGTGCTCGGCGAGTCCAAACTCGACCTCCCTCCTCGTACGCTGCGCACGCGCGCCGTCTGGTGGACCGTCACCGAGGACCAGCTCGACGCGGCCCGGATCGGCCCCGAGATCCTCGGCGGCGCTCTGCACGCCGCCGAACACGCCTCGATCGGCATGCTGCCCCTCTTCGCGACCTGCGACCGCTGGGACATCGGCGGCGTCTCGGTCCCGCTCCACCCGGACACCCTGCTCCCGACGGTCTTCGTCTACGACGGCCACCCGGGCGGCGCGGGATTCGCCGAGCGCGCCTTCCACACGGCCCGTGCCTGGCTCACCGCCACCCACCAGGCCATCGCCTCCTGCGAGTGCGACGCCGGCTGCCCGTCCTGCATCCAGTCCCCCAAGTGCGGCAACGGCAACGACCCGCTGCACAAACGGGGCGCCGTACGCCTCCTGACCGAACTGCTGCGCACCGCACCGGGGGCTCCGACGGAGGGGCGGGTGCCCTAG
- a CDS encoding Rv3654c family TadE-like protein: MTALWWRGRWLRGARSAPGQAAGADRGSATVWAVGAIAVLCAVFGAVLAFGQAVVIRHQAEAAADLAALAAADHWMRGAEGACATAERVAKAQGSRLVRCEVEGEISDVTAASRTGPLTAESRARAGPPGPTSGWEAHRRAP, encoded by the coding sequence GTGACCGCGCTCTGGTGGCGCGGCCGGTGGCTCAGGGGCGCCCGCTCGGCCCCGGGGCAGGCGGCCGGTGCGGACAGGGGTTCCGCGACCGTCTGGGCGGTCGGCGCGATCGCGGTGCTGTGCGCGGTGTTCGGTGCCGTACTCGCCTTCGGCCAAGCGGTCGTGATCCGGCATCAGGCAGAGGCAGCGGCCGATCTCGCGGCCCTTGCGGCCGCCGACCACTGGATGAGAGGAGCCGAGGGGGCCTGCGCGACGGCGGAACGGGTGGCGAAGGCACAGGGCAGCCGACTGGTGCGCTGCGAGGTCGAAGGAGAGATCTCGGACGTCACGGCCGCCTCCAGGACGGGCCCGCTCACCGCCGAGTCCAGGGCACGTGCGGGGCCGCCGGGCCCGACTTCCGGCTGGGAGGCCCACCGGAGAGCCCCGTAG
- a CDS encoding TadE family type IV pilus minor pilin, with amino-acid sequence MAGREPRRLRGALGGDDGFVTAEAAMALPVMLLFATALVWALLAACAQIQVVDAARAGARAAARQDPPGAVVAAARKTAPEGAEVLVGREGDFVRVVVSAGAPGPDGLGLDLSHAAVALAEETVGEVGG; translated from the coding sequence ATGGCGGGGCGTGAGCCGCGACGGCTTCGCGGGGCGCTGGGTGGTGACGACGGGTTCGTGACGGCGGAGGCGGCCATGGCCCTGCCGGTGATGCTGCTGTTCGCGACGGCACTCGTGTGGGCCCTGCTCGCCGCCTGCGCGCAGATCCAGGTCGTGGATGCCGCTCGGGCCGGTGCCCGGGCGGCGGCCCGGCAGGACCCTCCGGGTGCGGTCGTGGCGGCAGCGCGGAAGACGGCGCCGGAGGGGGCGGAGGTGCTCGTGGGCCGGGAGGGCGACTTCGTACGTGTCGTGGTCTCGGCCGGTGCGCCGGGGCCGGACGGTCTGGGCCTCGACCTCAGCCATGCGGCCGTGGCGCTGGCGGAGGAGACGGTGGGGGAGGTGGGCGGGTGA